The Deltaproteobacteria bacterium genome window below encodes:
- a CDS encoding sugar transferase: protein MWRKRSAFLRQTVIAFDVIVSAAAFFATLFVRDWLARAEDRTGPIATLLKSIGGVPPGINPADYQWLLIGLAPIWAVSFHYASSGDLRLIYRRAAYRYAKATLLGLGLFILATFVFKLLFVARSFVLLFGAVQFTALLLGRVALVEATKIIRRRRGDGHRVVIVGSDATAVAFLESLRKHSPWSINLVGFVQLPGEAVDVRARPQLGFIGSLAGVLDRQPVDEVVFAVHGKQPEIFKAAITACDDRGVDVLLTLPPQYPSSGTVEVANVSGFDYPMLGLRRVPTDEARLAVKRLLDIAGSLFGLLLASPIMLAAAIAVRIESEGPLLFRQIRAGRNGRKFTMLKFRSMVVDAEKLRAKLDHLNEMDGPVFKIRHDPRITKVGRFIRKTSLDELPQLFNVLMGDMSLVGPRPALPSEVEQYQPWQRRRLSVKPGLTGLWQVSGRNQVDFEEWMQLDLRYIDTWSLWLDIKIILKTVPTVLFHKGAS from the coding sequence GTGTGGCGCAAGCGCTCTGCATTCCTCCGCCAGACCGTGATCGCGTTCGACGTGATCGTGAGCGCGGCCGCGTTCTTCGCCACCTTGTTCGTGCGCGACTGGCTCGCGCGCGCCGAGGACCGCACGGGCCCGATCGCGACGCTGCTCAAGTCGATCGGTGGGGTCCCGCCCGGCATCAATCCCGCCGACTACCAGTGGCTGCTGATCGGGTTGGCGCCGATCTGGGCGGTGTCGTTCCACTACGCCAGCAGCGGTGACCTGCGGCTCATCTACCGCCGCGCCGCCTACCGCTACGCCAAGGCGACCCTGCTGGGGTTGGGGCTGTTCATCCTCGCCACGTTCGTGTTCAAGCTGCTGTTCGTCGCGCGCAGCTTCGTGCTGCTGTTCGGCGCCGTGCAGTTCACCGCGCTGCTGCTCGGGCGCGTGGCGTTGGTCGAGGCCACCAAGATCATCCGCCGTCGCCGCGGCGACGGTCACCGCGTGGTCATCGTCGGCAGCGACGCGACCGCGGTGGCGTTCCTCGAGTCGCTCCGCAAGCACTCGCCGTGGTCGATCAACCTGGTGGGCTTCGTGCAGCTGCCCGGCGAGGCGGTCGACGTGCGGGCGCGGCCCCAGCTGGGCTTCATCGGCAGCCTCGCGGGCGTGCTCGATCGGCAGCCGGTCGACGAGGTCGTGTTCGCGGTGCACGGCAAGCAACCGGAGATCTTCAAGGCGGCGATCACCGCCTGCGACGACCGCGGCGTCGACGTGCTGCTGACGCTGCCGCCGCAGTACCCCTCGAGCGGCACCGTCGAGGTCGCCAACGTGTCGGGTTTCGACTACCCCATGCTGGGCCTGCGGCGGGTCCCGACCGACGAGGCCCGCCTCGCGGTCAAGCGCCTGCTCGACATCGCCGGCAGCCTGTTCGGCCTGCTGCTGGCGTCGCCGATCATGCTCGCCGCTGCGATCGCGGTGCGCATCGAGTCCGAGGGGCCGCTGTTGTTCCGGCAGATCCGCGCCGGTCGCAACGGCCGCAAGTTCACGATGCTGAAGTTCCGCTCGATGGTGGTCGACGCCGAGAAGCTGCGCGCCAAGCTCGATCACCTCAACGAGATGGACGGCCCGGTCTTCAAGATCCGCCACGACCCGCGCATCACCAAGGTCGGCCGCTTCATCCGGAAGACCAGCCTCGACGAGCTGCCGCAGCTCTTCAACGTGCTGATGGGTGACATGAGCCTGGTCGGGCCGCGGCCGGCGCTGCCGTCCGAGGTCGAGCAGTACCAGCCGTGGCAGCGCCGGCGACTCTCGGTGAAGCCGGGGCTCACGGGCCTGTGGCAGGTGTCGGGCCGCAATCAGGTCGACTTCGAGGAGTGGATGCAGCTCGACCTGCGCTACATCGACACCTGGTCGTTGTGGCTCGACATCAAGATCATCCTCAAGACCGTGCCCACCGTGCTGTTCCACAAGGGCGCGAGCTGA